A portion of the Calliphora vicina chromosome 5, idCalVici1.1, whole genome shotgun sequence genome contains these proteins:
- the LOC135961577 gene encoding protein roadkill-like, giving the protein MASSSTLPVAQKWAYKEQKMEKVNYVWTKNIFTDYFHDRNFSDSPVFSADGNKTVWQLRLGNHEVYRGMFFINIFLKFAQEKEVTAIFKYSVVNGKHEKLNLDSREAHRIEKGNFSKAPFLIPSDFLFKNQLHVEKITIFCDIFDVGDCVNTSGQPSIEVADSKLSEDFSKLLDDEKFTDVTLVVDGHECRAHKAILAARSAVFAAMFEHEFEERKSNCVEITDIQPEVLWEMLRFIYTGKAPNINKLAKNLLIAADKYALERLSLMCEDVLSVNLNIETAAETLILADRHSAKQLKAITLAFINMHAIAVMQTPDWQKIIETNAYLLAEAFQVFAAQHCPKIKPTRTEK; this is encoded by the coding sequence ATGGCATCAAGTTCAACACTACCAGTTGCACAAAAATGGGCTTACAAAGAGcagaaaatggaaaaagttaattatgtgtggaccaaaaatatttttacggaTTATTTTCATGATAGAAATTTTTCGGATTCCCCAGTATTCTCTGCCGATGGTAATAAAACTGTATGGCAATTGCGTCTTGGAAATCATGAAGTTTATCGGGGcatgtttttcataaatatttttttaaaattcgctCAAGAAAAGGAAGTTACAgccatatttaaatattctgttGTAAATGGTAAGcatgaaaaattaaatcttGATTCACGAGAGGCACATCGGATTgaaaaaggtaatttttcgAAAGCCCCATTCCTTATTCCCAgcgattttctttttaaaaatcagttacatgtagaaaaaataacaatattctGCGACATATTCGATGTTGGCGACTGTGTTAATACTTCAGGTCAACCAAGTATTGAAGTGGCCGATTCCAAATTAAGCGAAGATTTTTCCAAACTCTTAGATGATGAGAAATTTACTGATGTAACATTAGTCGTAGATGGACATGAATGTCGGGCTCATAAAGCTATATTGGCTGCTCGAAGTGCTGTATTTGCTGCCATGTTTGAGCATGAATTCGAAGAGCGTAAATCGAATTGTGTTGAAATAACGGATATTCAACCTGAGGTTTTGTGGGAAATGCTAAGATTTATATATACTGGCAAAGcgccaaatataaacaaactgGCCAAAAATCTCTTAATAGCAGCTGATAAATACGCTTTGGAAAGGCTAAGTTTAATGTGTGAGGATGTGCTGAGCGTTAATCTGAACATTGAAACAGCTGCTGAAACTCTAATATTAGCAGATCGTCATAGTGCGAAACAATTGAAAGCAATTACTTTAGCATTTATAAATATGCATGCCATTGCTGTTATGCAAACTCCAGATTGGCAAAAAATTATCGAAACAAATGCATATTTACTGGCTGAGGCATTTCAAGTGTTTGCTGCACAACATTGCCCGAAGATTAAGCCAACCAGAACGGAAAAGTAA
- the Trap1 gene encoding heat shock protein 75 kDa, mitochondrial, producing the protein MSFAARLLRLTTPAAGLQRYATRPLARSINSLTWKRNWNLNGVNYVRHLSAEAGSHNVTQTEKPLGSPDKHEFQAETRMLLDIVARSLYSENEVFVRELISNASDALEKFRYTIHTAGEQEKDYEATDRALEIQIATDKQGMQLTIQDTGIGMTREELVNNLGTIARSGSKKFLEQIKEKGAAAENSSNIIGQFGVGFYSAFMVADKVEVFTRSSKTNSPGLCWSTDGSGSYEIQEAEGVAHGTKIVIHLKPECREYADEDRIKSVIKKYSNFVGSPIYLNGQRANDIQPLWLMEPKEVSQEQHDEFYRFIGNTFDTPRFVLHYKTDVPLSIRALLYFPEGKPGLFDMTRDGDVGVALYTRKVLIQSKTANLVPKWLRFVKGVVDSEDIPLNLSRELLQNSALIRKLSDVLTSRILRFLLDKANKQPAEYEAFYKDYGLFLKEGIVTSQDQTEKENIAKLLRFESSKTPEGQRISLEAYCANVGEQKDVYYLAAPNRVLAESSPYYEGLKKRDVEVLFCYDPYDELVLMQLGMFKSKNLVSVEKEMRQGTGGDEVNDYGEGSLLRSQVDELLPWIQGKLAGKVANVRVTTKLDTHPCVVTVEEMAAARHFIRTQSHQLPEENRYALLQPQLEINPKHEIIKKLNNLRATDVELADLLVQQLFVNAMVGAGLAEDPRTLLTNMNALLTKALEKY; encoded by the exons ATGTCATTTGCCGCACGTCTTTTAAGATTAACAACACCAGCGGCCGGTTTACAACGTTATGCAACCCGGCCTTTGGCACGCAGCATCAATAGCTTAACATGGAAAAGAAATTGGAATTTGAAtg GCGTTAATTATGTGCGCCACTTATCGGCCGAGGCAGGCAGCCATAATGTCACACAAACTGAAAAGCCCTTGGGTTCTCCCGACAAACATGAATTCCAAGCAGAAACTAGAATGCTTTTAGACATAGTAGCACGTTCTTTGTATTCCGAAAATGAAGTATTCGTGCGAGAATTAATTTCAAATGCCAGTGATGCTTTGGAAAAATTCCGCTACACCATACACACAGCCGGCGAACAGGAAAAGGACTATGAAGCCACTGATCGTGCTTTGGAAATACAAATTGCCACCGATAAACAGGGCATGCAGTTGACCATACAAGACACTGGTATCGGTATGACACGCGAAGAATTGGTTAACAATTTGGGTACCATAGCACGCAGTGGTTCAAAGAAATTCTTggaacaaattaaagaaaagggAGCGGCCGCCGAGAATTCCTCAAATATTATTGGTCAATTTGGTGTGGGTTTCTATTCGGCCTTTATGGTGGCCGATAAGGTAGAGGTATTCACACGTTCCTCCAAAACCAATTCACCCGGTCTTTGTTGGTCCACTGATGGCTCTGGTAGTTATGAGATTCAAGAAGCTGAGGGTGTTGCTCATGGCACCAAGATTGTGATACATCTTAAGCCCGAGTGTCGTGAATATGCCGATGAGGATCGTATTAAATCGGTGATTAAAAAGTACAGCAATTTTGTGGGCTCTCCCATTTATTTGAATGGTCAACGGGCCAATGATATCCAACCATTGTGGCTGATGGAACCTAAGGAAGTTAGCCAAGAGCAACATGATGAATTTTATCGTTTCATTGGCAATACCTTTGATACGCCACGTTTTGTGTTGCATTATAAG ACTGATGTACCCCTTAGCATACGTGCTTTGCTTTACTTCCCCGAGGGCAAACCCGGTTTATTCGATATGACACGCGATGGTGATGTGGGTGTGGCCTTGTATACACGCAAAGTTTTGATACAATCGAAAACAGCCAATCTAGTGCCCAAATGGTTAAGATTTGTTAAGGGAGTAGTCGATTCAGAGGATATACCACTCAATTTAAGCAGAGAGCTTTTGCAAAATAGTGCTTTAATCAG GAAATTGTCTGATGTGTTAACCAGCCGCATTTTGCGCTTCCTATTGGACAAAGCCAATAAACAACCCGCTGAATATGAAGCCTTCTACAAAGACTATGGCCTATTCCTTAAAGAGGGCATTGTTACATCCCAAGATCAGACAGAAAAGGAAAATATTGCCAAGTTGTTGCGTTTCGAGTCATCCAAAACCCCAGAGGGCCAACGTATCTCTTTGGAGGCCTACTGTGCTAATGTGGGCGAACAGAAAGATGTTTACTATTTGGCAGCACCTAATCGCGTTCTGGCCGAATCGTCTCCCTACTATGAGGGCCTAAAGAAACGCGATGTTGAAGTGTTATTCTGTTACGATCCCTATGATGAATTGGTTTTAATGCAATTGGGCATGTTCAAAAGCAAAAACTTGGTGTCGGTGGAAAAGGAAATGCGTCAGGGTACAGGCGGTGATGAGGTCAACGACTATGGCGAGGGCAGTTTGTTGAGATCACAAGTCGATGAACTATTACCCTGGATTCAAGGAAAACTAGCCGGTAAGGTAGCCAATGTACGTGTGACCACCAAACTTGATACACATCCCTGTGTAGTGACGGTAGAGGAAATGGCTGCCGCCAGACATTTTATACGCACACAAAGTCACCAGCTGCCCGAAGAAAATCGTTATGCTCTGCTGCAGCCTCAGTTGGAAATTAACCCAAA acatgaaattattaaaaaattaaacaacttaCGTGCCACTGATGTTGAATTGGCTGATTTGCTGGTGCAGCAATTGTTTGTCAATGCCATGGTGGGTGCTGGTTTGGCTGAAGATCCTCGTACTCTATTGACCAACATGAATGCTTTGTTGACCAAGGCTTTGGAAAAGTACTAA